From the genome of Nicotiana sylvestris chromosome 2, ASM39365v2, whole genome shotgun sequence, one region includes:
- the LOC104214019 gene encoding RNA-binding protein 1-like yields the protein MENTVKQGKIFIGGISWETTEETLRKHFSRYGEVIKSEIPKVWETGFGKGFGFVTFADSSVFDELLQDQHIILGRTVDVSLARPKGENSQSQRCLECRQTSKSHRKKIFVWGLPQYLSEEDFKRYFEHFGKIEDAKIIYDRETNTPRGFGFITYDSEEAVTNVLQRRFHVLNNKFVEVKKAMPKEKRVMDTCTYTSYPTNSGYVLVPVLNSNEIYAPNYNYYMVNPAMVPCQSIPFNYSGTDMSVSQSAQIQCYTPRHPVNYYASTPNGVDNGGSYEALSNTPRCPVNGYASTPDGVDNKGSYETLSNAAKCPISTPNGVHSKGFYETLSNAARCQVNCYASASNGVDNGGSSTALSNGVYNSDVEHQIDVKCSNGSDCGTDKSVSHEGNHQDCNIEVQLVGNVSPPGKSGLFSIRFTCEFNYSVIKSLKNNSTVNHS from the exons ATGGAGAATACTGTGAAACAAGGGAAGATTTTTATTGGTGGAATATCGTGGGAAACAACTGAAGAGACACTTAGAAAGCACTTTAGTCGCTATGGAGAAGTGATCAAGTCAGAAATACCTAAAGTTTGGGagacaggttttggaaaaggctTTGGTTTTGTTACTTTCGCTGATTCTTCTGTTTTTGATGAGCTTCTTCAAGACCAACATATCATTCTTGGTAGAACG GTTGATGTTTCATTGGCAAGACCCAAAGGTGAAAACTCTCAAAGCCAACGTTGTTTAGAATGCCGACAAACTAGCAAAAGTCACAGGAAGAAGATTTTTGTTTGGGGATTGCCTCAGTATTTATCTGAGGAAGATTTTAAACGATACTTTGAGCATTTTGGGAAAATTGAAGATGCAAAAATTATCTATGATAGAGAAACCAATACGCCTAGGGGATTTGGGTTTATCACCTATGATTCAGAGGAAGCTGTAACAAATGTGTTACAGAGGAGATTTCACGTGTTGAATAATAAATTTGTTGAGGTAAAGAAAGCCAtgccaaaggaaaagagagttATGGATACTTGCACTTACACTTCTTATCCTACAAACTCAGGCTATGTATTGGTGCCAGTTTTGAATAGTAATGAGATTTATGCTCCTAATTATAATTACTATATGGTCAATCCTGCTATGGTACCTTGTCAGAGTATTCCGTTTAATTATTCGGGCACAGATATGTCGGTCTCACAGTCCGCACAGATACAGTGCTATACGCCTAGACATCCAGTCAACTACTACGCCTCAACGCCTAATGGAGTGGACAACGGGGGTTCTTACGAGGCTTTATCAAATACGCCTAGGTGTCCAGTCAACGGCTATGCCTCAACTCCTGATGGAGTGGATAACAAGGGTTCTTATGAGACTTTATCAAATGCAGCTAAATGTCCAATCTCAACGCCTAATGGAGTGCACAGCAAGGGTTTTTACGAGACTTTATCAAATGCGGCTAGATGTCAAGTCAACTGCTATGCCTCAGCGTCTAATGGAGTGGATAACGGTGGTTCTTCCACGGCTTTATCAAATGGTGTTTATAACTCTGACGTTGAGCACCAGATCGACGTGAAATGTAGCAATGGTAGTGATTGTGGGACTGATAAATCTGTTTCTCATGAAGGGAATCACCAAGATTGCAACATTGAGGTTCAACTTGTTGGAAATGTATCACCTCCAGGTAAGAGTGGTCTTTTTTCTATTAGATTTACTTGTGAGTTTAACTACAGTGTAATCAAGTCACTTAAAAATAACAGTACAGTTAATCATTCATAA